Within Bacteroidales bacterium, the genomic segment GCCATTTCGGTTAAAAAACGGCGATAATTATCGTCAGGTATAAAGCAAATTTCCTGACTTTCAGGCTTTTGGCTTAGACTTACAAACCCTTTCTTTTCGGCAATTTCTCTTATTTCAGATTTTTTATAGTTCCCAATTGGAAACATGGTGCGTGAAAGTGCTTCTTGTGTTAATTTCCACAGAAAATATGTCTGATCTTTTGTTTTGTCAACCCCCGCAGACAGATAGTATCGACCATTTTCATTTTTAATTTGTGCGTAGTGACCTGTTGCGATTTTGTCGCAACCGAGCTTGTCGGCAATTTTAAGCAGTTGACCCCATTTAATTGTCGAATTGCATATTACACAGGGGTTTGGAGTATTACCAGTAAGATATTCAGTAACAAAATCTTTAATTATGGTCTGCTTGAACTCCTCGCGGAAGTCAACAACAGTATGGCTTATTCCAAGTTTTTCACTCAAATGTTTTGCTTCCATAATTGAATTGTCTGTGTGACAATCTGTTAGCTCGGACGTTGAACTTTCTGGTATTGAATCAAATGTACGATATGTAACTCCGTAAACATCAAACCCTTGCTCCTTTAAAAGCATGCCACATACTGAACTATCAAGTCCGCCACTCATGGCTAAAAGTACCTTTTTCATCTTAATGTGTTGGTGTTTGATGTAATTGCTTGTTAAACACTATCTTAATGGTCTTCTTAAAAAATCTAAAGGGTCTTCGAATTGGTTGATATCAGGAAATGTGCCTTTTACTTTCTCAATCTCCTCAAGCTCTTTTGATTTCTTTAGCTCAATTGCAGGGTCGGTGCAACGTCCGTTTTCGTAAGGAATTTCGCTTGTTACTTTTCCCGATTCGCTGTAGTTTTTTTCGATTCCATTGCGCAAGTCGTTTTTGTAAGGAATTTCTGATTCAATTCTTCCGCTTGGATAGTATAGCTTCATTGTGTCGCACATCAAGCCGTCACAATAGGTTGCACGCATTCTAATTCTGCCGTCTGAGTAATATTTTTCGTACAAACCATGTTTTTTCCCATCTTTATATGGGATTATTTCGTGCAGATTTCCAGATGGGTAGTAAAAGGTTTTGCTGATGCCATGTAAAATACCATTATTATACTCCTCTTGTGCAATTTGCATTCCGTTATCGAGATAGAAAATCCAGATACTATCCTTGTTTTGGTCGCAATATCGACCTCTGCCAATTATACGTTCGGCAGTGTTATACATTTTTACGCTGCTGTATTTACTGTTATCGTAAAAATAAGCTTCTGAGAAGAGTTTTCCACTTTCGTAGTAACGAGTAAATTTCCCAACGGGCTTATTGTTTTTAAAATATCCTACATAAGCGATTTGTCCGTTTGGATATTTTACTTCCCATGGTCCTTGTTTCATTCCGTTGATATCGGTGTAGTTTTTTATTTCATCGCCCTTTTGTCCAACGTTTTGACCGAATGAGTTTAAAATAAGCGTTACTCCAAAGATTGGTATTAATATCTTTTTTATCATAAGTGAAGTTCGTTTTTCAAATTACATCTGCTAAAATAACAAAAATACAAAACTTACTTTAAAAGCAATTAACAATTAGCAATGAACAATTTGTTAATTTCCTAAGTTTTTCCAACAACGCAAAATTATGTTTATATCGTTTGTAATTCTGTAATCTTTTGCATATAAGCGGTTTAGTTTGTCGATTGATTTGTCAGAGAGCTCCTGTTTCCTTATCATTGCAGGGTTTAGTACACCTTCTCTAATTGGTGGGAGTGTGGCTCTTGTATCTGGAATATATCCGACCCATGTTTTTTTGCCCAGCAGCACACTAAAAGCGTTTGAAATTATTTTTGACTTGTTATTATATGAGTAAAAAAGTATGGGGTAGGTGATCAGAATAAAGAGTGCCAGAGCAACGTCAATAGTTCTTTTAAACCTTAGATTGGTAGGTTTAGCAATACTGTTTAATTTAATGTTATATAGTTCATCGTCAGTTTGTATTGAGCTGCTTCCAACTACGGCAATACCATCTGGCGACAGTATTTTGAATTTAACTCCCGAAAGTTCAGTTAACATCATTGAATCGATAATTTCCGACGCGCTTAATGTCGATGAACAAAACACGATTTCGTCAACATTGTGTAACCGTGATATTTCGGGCATATCTGCTAGTGAGCCAAGTTTTTCGGTATCATCCATGTCGTTATTTACTCTACCTATAATCGTAAATGCTTCGGGTGAATTACTAATTGTTTGACGTGTTTTTTCAGCCTCTTCTGAGCTTCCTGCAATTAAAACGTTAAGATTTTTAGGTATAATTTTACTGTAGCCTTTTATGCCAATAGCTCCATAAAAAACTCGCAACAGTGGCAAAACAGTTGACGCAAAGATTGTTGAGAAGATAATCATTGCACGTGAAAAACGCAACTCTTCGTTTAACAGACTGTAAAACAATAATATAGAACCCGAACCAATTAAAATGCCTCTTAAATATGCTATATTTTTGTAAGGCTTATCGTAACCACCTGAATATAACACAGATACAAGAAAAATAAGTATATATATAGGAACAGCAAATGTTATATAAGAGGGGGGATAACTGCCTGCCGCTCCGAATTTAAAGACTTCCCAAAATGGTAAAACAAAATAGAAGAACAACCATATTAAAATACCATCTATAAGGGGGATTGTAATTGATGCAATTACTCTTTTTAAGATTGCTAAAAAAGCGCGGAAATATATTGCAAACTTGACGCATATAGAAAATATTCCAATCAGGCGGTTTTGGAAATGTTTTTTGAAAAATATCTCCATTGCATTGTAAAACACCATTACGTAGTTTACACTGCTTTTTTTGGTGCTTTCCCCTTTGTAGTGGACTATTGTTGTATGTGGGAAATAGTAATTTTTGTAGCCTCCAAGTTGTAGTCTGTATGAAAGGTCAATATCTTCGCCGTACATGAAGAATGTTTCATCTAAAAGTCCAACTTTATCTAATGCCGATTTCCGCATTAACATAAATGCACCGGAAAGGACATCTACTTCGTGCGTTTCGTTTGGGTCTAAATAGCTTAGATGATATTTCCCAAAAGTTTTCGATTTAGGGAAGAGTGCGCTAAGACCGAATATTTTATAAAAAGCGGTCATTGGCTTTGGTAATCCACGTTTTGATTCAGGAAGAAAATCTCCGTTGCCGTCAATCATTTTTACACCAAGACCGCCGGCATCATGTGTTGATTCCATGAAGTTTACGGTCTTAGTAAAAGTGTCTTCTTGTACAATGGTATCGGGATTTAATAGCAAAACATATTTACCTTTAGATTTCCTGATAGCAAGATTGTTAGCCTTGGAAAATCCCAAATTTTCTTTGTTCTCAATTAGTTTTACCTCTGGAAATAGATTGCGAACCATCTCGCAACTATTGTCATATGAATTGTTATCGACAACAAATATTTCACAACTTATGTCTTGAGACGCCTTTCTAACCGAGTGGAGACACTGTTCGAGAAAATACCTAACATTGTAATTTACTATAATAACCGAAAGTATAATATTGTCCATTTGGGATTTTTAGTATAATAGAAACGCAAAAGTATAAAAAATATGCATTCTATTTGTAAAAATTGTATTTATACCGATTGGACAGCTACTATAGTCCAAACTTCACTATTGTTTGTTTGGACTATGTATATGTAACATCGGCATTTACCATTGTAAAATTTTAAAAAGATTGGACTATTTTAAAATTACAATTGGTATAAGCAGTGGTATTATAGACAAAAATCAGCTTGAATGTAGAGTCTGTTTTATCAAGATTAATGTCCAGTTTCCGTTTGAAATACTACTTTAGAAATATTTTGTCCATTGCGGTAATAGAGTGTGTCAGAGTCTGATACTGTCTTTACATATTCTCGTGCTTCTCTGCCGTCATTAATGATAATCCTAACAACCTTTTTCCCATCCCATTCGTGAAACTCTTGTGTTAAGCCAGTATCATATGTTTTTGCCAAATTGGCAATGAATTCTTTGGTTCTACTTTCAGGGGAGAATGAGAACTGTTTAAATAGTTCCTTTTTTCTATTTATCTTATCAATCTGAATTTTAACATATTGGTCTGATTGGTTGATAGTTAGAGCCTCATTATAATATTGTTCGGCTTTGTCGTAGTCAGAGTTTTGAAAACATCTGTCGCCGTTTTCAATTAGCTTTCTGTATTGTTCGCTATCACTCCGATCAACAGATATATTCAGTTGTGTACCGAGAAACTTTATCTGTTTAAAAACGTACTCATCGTTTGGATTTAACTTAGATGCTAACTCGTAGTGATACAAAGAGTTAATATAGTCGCGATTACTTATATATTTATCGGCAAGAGAGACATGATGATTGTATTGTAATTTTATATACATCGAGTTGTCGAACCTGCTGTTTAAAGTGTCTGCCAGGTTAGCTTTATACCATGCGTAATCGTTTTCAGGATACATAGAAGCTGATTCAGTATAGAATACCGATGCCTTTGAAAAATCATGCCCTCGCATACAGGAATCGCCTAATTGTTGTAATTCAATAAAGGCTTTGTATTTATTACTCTTTCTTAATAACTGTGTCTCAAGAGAGTTTATTTGCTCTGTGGGATACAAAACATAGGGATCATATACTCGTGCCATCAAATAATGGTCGATTGCCTTTACAAAATCGCCACTCTTTTTTCCGTTATCTGCAAGAGATATATGTTTGTTGTACTGTGCGTATCGTTCCTTTTTTACGTATGAAATAAGATTATTGCTTAAGTTTTTAAATTTTCCGGAATAGTTGTAATCAAAATCAAATTCGCCAAAATTTGGTGAGTAGTAAATTTTGGCAACTGGCAGTTGAAAGACTGAGAAGTCTGTATTTGGGATTTCAGGAAAAATCTCCATATTAAACCAATATACCCACTCCCTCTCCTCATTTTCACGAACATTGGTGTCTATTGTCAATCTTTTGGTAACATAACCGTAGGCGGCAAATATCAGTTGATATTCACGATTTAACTCTAACTCAAAACTAAATCGTCCGGCTAAATCTGTTTCAGCAACCATTAACAGCGAGCCATAAGAGTACAGCTGCACCATGCTACCCGATATAGGCTTCCAGCCATCGCGCAAAAATCCGCTAATCTGTAAGCCTCCATTTTGAGCTGATACATAGCTAAATAGATTGATGAAAATAACAAGTAAAAGTATCTTGGAAAAGTTTCTCATTAACTAACTTTAAGTCTATCGTTTTATAAGATGGCTAAATGCAATAATTGTACCTAATATCGATATTGCATAACTATTTATTGCAATTATATACAATTTTCATCAAAATTTGTGTTAACGTAGTTTTAACTTATAATCAGAAATTTATTTTTATTTTGGATTTGCCAGTAAATATTGATGTATGAAACAGTGTGGTATCGCTTTATTTTATTCTCTCTCCAAGAATTATTTTTGGCATTGTTGTTAAACATCGGTTGAATCGTTTGTAGAATTTTTCTAATCCTGATCTTGTTGCTTCGGCGTGAATCAATTCATTTTCAAGCTCCCAATATGAAATATAAGTTACCCTTTCTGGTTTTCTTGTCAGTCTGATTGCAGGTTCTCCATTTTTCACCGAATTAAAGTCCTTTTGCCTGTGTGTTCTTTTGATGTATTTAACATCAATCACACCTGCAAAGGATTTATGATGTTCTGCGACCTCTTTAATAAGTTTTTCAAATTCATCGACCTTGTCAGGTTTTACCTCATAAATGCAAATTTCCGAAAAAGTACTCATTTTTTAGTCAAAGTTTTATTAATTGAAAATCCAAGTAGTCCACCTAAAATTGTTGTCATTATTGCTATTGGTACTAGTGAAACAGGCTCTTTCCATCCAATCAAAACAGCAGAAGGCAATAAAACTAAGAAAGCGATCAAAATACCTTTGATTACCGAGTTGATTTTTAAATCAATAGTTGCAATTAGGAATCCAACAACTATCCACATGGTAAATGCAGATAGATTTGCATCCCATGTCAGGTTTTGAATAATCATGGGAATTACATCAATAACTCCTGCAATAATGCCAAACAATAATCCAATTTTAATTTTTTTCATACGTTTAATTGTTTTTTCAGTTCAAGGTTATATAGAGTTTTTTGTTTATACCCTTATTTTATCAGTTTATTAATATTCAACCCAATTTTTGCTCCCCAGCAGTTATCTTTAACGCTCAATCCTTTATTATCAAGGTTTTTTGTGAAATTTGGATTGTACTCCACTTCAAAATATATCAAATCTTTGATATTAATTCCGACTCCTATTAATCCGCCTAAGTTGAATTTGTTAAACTCCTTAAATTCAGGTTCAAAAAAATTAAATGTCATTCCTGAAGCTGGTTCTTTAAACATGATACAACTATTAGAAATCATATAGTCGCCCCGTAATCCTGCTAAAAGATATGGAGAAAAATCACTTTTTAATGGCTTTGCTTTTAAGCCAATATTTAGTGCTAAGTCGTGTAATACTGCATTTTCATTTATTAATTCTGCCGTAGTTCCGTCTGCAAATTTTAGATCTATACTATTGTTTTTAAATCCCTTTTGTATATATCCAAATTCAGTTCGTAACGCCAAAAAGTCTCCAAAATCTTTTTCTGCCTGAAGAAACGCCTGAAAACCAAATTTATATTTATTATCACTGTCAAAAGAGATTAGTTTATAATCCCATGTCTGAGTGGAGTACGAAAGTCCGGTGTTAAATCCGTATCTGTCAATTATTTGACTGTGCGAAAGTTTTGCTGTTAAAATTAATGCAATAATAAGTAATAGTTTCTGTTTCATCTCTTTATAGTTTTAATTTTCTGTTAATATGTCCGGTTGACTATTAGTAAGTGTTTGTTCTTTTAAAATCTCATTATCTAGAATTTTAATTATTTCATCAGTTGGTTCAAATTCAATGACAAAGCTCACTGGAATACCTTTCTTTACTTCCTTAGTATTTATTTTGCAATTCAAACTTTCCAATAGTTTTATCAAGCATTCATATCTTTTAGGAGAGTTGTATAACGACAGCCTGTACCCTTTTTCTGTTTTTTCTCCAGCTGTAAGAAATTGTCCTGCAAGAAAAGAAATCTGATGCTTATGAGTTGCGTTTAAAACTTTATCACATTCTAATTGTCCATTAAAAAATGCAAATCCTAATAAGTCTTTCCATTCCTTCATTTTGGTAAAATTATAAAATGAATTAATTTCTCTAGCCAGACAAAAGGATTTAAGGATAAAAAACTCATGGCAGTTGCGACAGTCTTTTCGCTTTTTCATGCGACTGAATTTTGAACCAGTTATTTCTTCAATTCGTTTGATTTCTCCAATTCTTTGTTGATGAAGTATAAGAATGTAACCCCATTGTTTTGGATTGTTTTTAGGATAATGTCTTCCCATGTAGTCTTCCAATGAACCTAATAAGTAAAAGGTTCTGTCAAGTTCCTGTCCAAATGTCCATAGACCTAAAATTGATAGTAACAATATTGTGAATACTTTTTTCATATACATCTGTTGATACATAATCCCAAAAACAAAAGTAGCAATAAAGTAGCTCAAACCATTTAAAACTTCAATCAAAACTAAATGTTTTCTCTAAACATAGTGTATATCAGCAATCTACAAACTTCTCCAAATAATTATTATTGGATTTTCTTTTTTCAAGTACCAAAAAAACCAAAGGTTTGAGTAATTTTGGAGTTTTGATAAGTAAAACAGAAATATTATAACCTGATAAAAATGAAAATAATAACAAAACAAAGCTCTTTTGTAGTACTTGCAATTACTTTATTAGCCCTAATATTAACTAGCTGTAAATCAGACAAAACAGATTGTGGAGCAGTAACCAAGCATACAAATATCCCCGAAGGATACTATGTTGAAACTATTCCCTATTCGGTGTTTAAAGGCATTTTTGATGAGCGGATACAATACGAAAACATTGTATCAAGAGGAGCTGCAATTCCAATAAAGACAGAGGCACAGTTTTACATAAAAGCGTGGAACGACCTGTTTATCCAAAAATTAATAGAACCCGAAATCGAATACTTAGGTTTGAGAGTCTCTGATTACGAAATTGATGATATGGTTTTTGGAGCTCATCCTCATTCAAATCTGACTTCAATGCCATTTTTGTGCGATGCAAATGGAGTTTATCAACCCGAAGAAGCCAAAAGGTTTGTAGAGCTTATTAAGAGTGATACTGCAGGCGATCCGAAAATAACTTGGGATGTTTTTGTTAAAGATATGGTTTATGAACACCAGATAAAAAAGATGAGAAGCATCGTCTCTTCATCGTTTTTTGTTTCGCCGGCAGAAGAGAAGTTTTATGACAAATATTTGAGTACTGAAATAGATTTTGACTATATATTTATTCCTTACACTGAGGCACAAATAACCCCAAGCCACGACTCTTTATTAGTGAAATTATATGAAGATTACCAAGAAGACTACTATAAGCAAGAAACAAGGGA encodes:
- a CDS encoding glycosyltransferase, translated to MILSVIIVNYNVRYFLEQCLHSVRKASQDISCEIFVVDNNSYDNSCEMVRNLFPEVKLIENKENLGFSKANNLAIRKSKGKYVLLLNPDTIVQEDTFTKTVNFMESTHDAGGLGVKMIDGNGDFLPESKRGLPKPMTAFYKIFGLSALFPKSKTFGKYHLSYLDPNETHEVDVLSGAFMLMRKSALDKVGLLDETFFMYGEDIDLSYRLQLGGYKNYYFPHTTIVHYKGESTKKSSVNYVMVFYNAMEIFFKKHFQNRLIGIFSICVKFAIYFRAFLAILKRVIASITIPLIDGILIWLFFYFVLPFWEVFKFGAAGSYPPSYITFAVPIYILIFLVSVLYSGGYDKPYKNIAYLRGILIGSGSILLFYSLLNEELRFSRAMIIFSTIFASTVLPLLRVFYGAIGIKGYSKIIPKNLNVLIAGSSEEAEKTRQTISNSPEAFTIIGRVNNDMDDTEKLGSLADMPEISRLHNVDEIVFCSSTLSASEIIDSMMLTELSGVKFKILSPDGIAVVGSSSIQTDDELYNIKLNSIAKPTNLRFKRTIDVALALFILITYPILFYSYNNKSKIISNAFSVLLGKKTWVGYIPDTRATLPPIREGVLNPAMIRKQELSDKSIDKLNRLYAKDYRITNDINIILRCWKNLGN
- a CDS encoding toxin-antitoxin system YwqK family antitoxin; the encoded protein is MIKKILIPIFGVTLILNSFGQNVGQKGDEIKNYTDINGMKQGPWEVKYPNGQIAYVGYFKNNKPVGKFTRYYESGKLFSEAYFYDNSKYSSVKMYNTAERIIGRGRYCDQNKDSIWIFYLDNGMQIAQEEYNNGILHGISKTFYYPSGNLHEIIPYKDGKKHGLYEKYYSDGRIRMRATYCDGLMCDTMKLYYPSGRIESEIPYKNDLRNGIEKNYSESGKVTSEIPYENGRCTDPAIELKKSKELEEIEKVKGTFPDINQFEDPLDFLRRPLR
- the mnmA gene encoding tRNA 2-thiouridine(34) synthase MnmA; the protein is MKKVLLAMSGGLDSSVCGMLLKEQGFDVYGVTYRTFDSIPESSTSELTDCHTDNSIMEAKHLSEKLGISHTVVDFREEFKQTIIKDFVTEYLTGNTPNPCVICNSTIKWGQLLKIADKLGCDKIATGHYAQIKNENGRYYLSAGVDKTKDQTYFLWKLTQEALSRTMFPIGNYKKSEIREIAEKKGFVSLSQKPESQEICFIPDDNYRRFLTEMAPEKITNIGPGDFILANGKVVGKHQGYPFYTIGQRKGLNVALGEPYYVTDIDATTNTITLGKREELEVASAIVTDINLMKYTTIPPEGLNVTVKIRYRNTPENATIFYRGEYAEIVFKKPVTALTPGQSAVFYEGNDVVGGGIITKAKA
- a CDS encoding PorT family protein gives rise to the protein MKQKLLLIIALILTAKLSHSQIIDRYGFNTGLSYSTQTWDYKLISFDSDNKYKFGFQAFLQAEKDFGDFLALRTEFGYIQKGFKNNSIDLKFADGTTAELINENAVLHDLALNIGLKAKPLKSDFSPYLLAGLRGDYMISNSCIMFKEPASGMTFNFFEPEFKEFNKFNLGGLIGVGINIKDLIYFEVEYNPNFTKNLDNKGLSVKDNCWGAKIGLNINKLIK